One window of the Sander lucioperca isolate FBNREF2018 chromosome 5, SLUC_FBN_1.2, whole genome shotgun sequence genome contains the following:
- the LOC116058402 gene encoding NLR family CARD domain-containing protein 3-like → MEKRLEWQKERIAMKREIETLRRLRTHQRPESPGPGPEPEPGPGRSCVSFKSDRSHDLLINFKGQQPSAEKRVDQESSDVPSGQSAQQHQTHMDSIFMLLEKNIITFVKNELKKIQKVLSPDYPECSESQREDEDEEQRRSREAFLKITLHFLRRMKQDELADCLQSRSLAGVFKRKLKSNQKKKFQCVFEGIAKAGNPTLLNKMFTESYITKGGTSEVNAEHEVRQIETASRKPDTPETTIRQEDIFKTPPGREEPIRTVMTKGVAGIGKTVLTQKFTLDWAEDKANQDIQFTFPFTFRELNVLKEKKYSLVELVDYFFSETKEAGICRFEEFPVVFIFDGLDECRLPLDFLNTKILTDVTKSTSLGVLLTNLIRGNLLPSARLWITTRPAAANQIPPECVDMVTEVRGFTDPQKEEYFRKRFRDKEQASRIISHIKTSRSLHIMCHIPIFCWITARVLEDVLKTRDGGELPKTLTEMYIHFLVVQSKVKYIKYDGGAEMDQHWSPESRKMMESLGNLVFEQLQKGNLIFYETDLTECGIDITAASVYSGVFTQIFKEEKGLYQDKVFCFIHLSVQEFLAALHVHLTFTNSGVNLLSGKKTSTQFYQSAVDEALQSPNGHLDLFLRFLLGLSLQTNQNLLRGLMTQTGSETNQGTVEYIKKKINENLSAERSINMFHCLNELNDCSLVKQIQRSLSSGNLSTRKLSPAQWSALVFILLSSEKDLDVFDLKKYSASEEALLKLLLVVKASNKAL, encoded by the exons ATGGAGAAGAGACTTGAATGGCAGAAGGAGAGAATAGCAATGAAAAGGGAAATTGAAACGTTAAGAAGATTGAG gacccatcagagaccagagtctcctggacctggacctgaacctgaacctggacctggacgcagctgtgtgtcctttaaGAGTGACCGGTCACATGATCTCCTCATTAACTTTAAAGGACAGCAGCCCTCTGCTGAAAAGAG agttgaccaggagagctcagacgttcccagtggtcagtctgcccagcagcatcaaacacacatggactccatatttatg CTGCTGGAGAAGAACATCATCACTTTTGTGAAGAACGAGCTGAAGAAGATACAGAAGGTTCTGagtccagattacccagaatgctcagagagtcagagggaggatgaggatgaagagcagaggaggagcagagaggcatttctgaagatcacactgcacttcctgaggagaatgaagcaggacGAGCTGGCTGATTGTCTGCAGagca GAAGTCTAGCAGGAGTTTTTAAGCGTAAACTGAAATCTAACCAGAagaagaagttccagtgtgtgtttgaggggattgctaaagcaggaaacccaacccttCTGAATAAGATGTTCACAGAGAGCTACATCACAAAGGGAGGGACTTCAGAGGTCAATgctgaacatgaggtcagacagattgaaacagcatccaggaaaccagacacaccagaaacaacaatcagacaagaagacatctttaaaaccccacctggaagagaagaaccaatcagaacagtgatgacaaagggagtggctggcatcgggaaaacagtcttaacacagaagttcacactggactgggctgaagacaaagccaaccaggatatccagttcacatttccattcaccttcagagagctgaatgtgctgaaagagaagaagtacagcttggtggaacttgttgattacttctttagtgaaaccaaagaagcaggaatctgcaggtttgaagagttcccggttgtgttcatctttgacggtctggatgagtgtcgacttcctctggacttcctcaacactaagatcctgactgatgttacaaagTCTACCTCATTGGGTGTGCTGCTGACcaacctcatcagggggaatctgcttccctctgctcgcctctggataaccacacgacctgcagcagccaatcagatcccccctgagtgtgttgacatggtgacagaggtcagagggttcactgacccacagaaggaagagtacttcaggaagagattcagagataaggagcaggccagcagaatcatctctcacatcaagacatcacgaagcctccacatcatgtgccacatcccaatcttctgctggatcactgctagaGTTCTGGAGGATGTGTTGAAGAccagagacggaggagagctgccaaagaccctgactgagatgtacatccacttcctggtggttcagtccaaagtgaagtacatcaagtatgatggaggagcAGAGATGGATCAACACTGGAgtccagagagcaggaagatgaTGGAGTCTCTGGGAAATCTGgtttttgagcagctgcagaaaggcaacctgatcttctatgaaacagacctgacagagtgtgggATCGACATCAcagcagcctcagtgtactcaggagtgttcacacagatctttaaagaggagaaaggactgtaccaggacaaggtgttttgcttcatccatctgagtgttcaggagtttctggctgcccttcatgtccatctgaccttcaccaactctggagtcaacctgctgtcaggaaaaaaaacatcaacacagttctaccagagtgctgtggacgaggccttacagagtccaaatggacacctggacttgttcctccgcttcctcctgggtctttcactgcagaccaatcagaatctccTACGAGGTCTGATGACACAGACAGGGTCAGAGACCAATCAGGGAACAGTCgagtacatcaagaagaagatcaatgagaatctgtctgcagagagaagcatcaatatgttccactgtctgaatgaactgaatgattgCTCTCTAGTGAAGCAGATCCAACGGTCTCTGAGTTCAGGAAATCTCTCCACACgtaaactgtctcctgctcagtggtcagctctggtcttcatcttactgtcatcagagaaagatctggacgtgtttgacctgaagaaatactctgcatcagaggaggctcttctgaaGCTGCTACTAGTGGTCAAAGcatccaacaaagctctgtaa